Proteins co-encoded in one Flavivirga eckloniae genomic window:
- the metG gene encoding methionine--tRNA ligase: MNTPKRYTITTALPYTNGAIHIGHLAGVYVPADIYARYLRLTGNDVILIGGSDEHGVPITIKAKNEGVTPQDIVDKYHAIIKKSFEDFGITYDNYSRTSAQVHHKTASEFFTTLNDKEEFVEEVTEQLYDAEANQFLADRFVVGTCPKCGNEESYGDQCENCGTSHNATDLINPKSALTGNTPTLKQTKHWFLPLDKHEAFLKEWILEGHKKDWKSNVYGQCKSWIDDGLRPRAVTRDLNWGIPVPAEGGEGKVLYVWFDAPIGYISSTVEWAEREGKDWEPYWKDKDTKLVHFIGKDNIVFHCIIFPAMLKAEGSYILPENVPANEFLNLEGNKLSTSKNWAVWLPDYLEEFPGQQDVLRYVLTANAPETKDNDFTWKDFQARNNNELVAIFGNFINRVVVLTNKYYDGVVPTANALSQVDEETLAAVKAYPDVISSSIERYRFREAQQELMNLARLGNKYLADEEPWKVIKVDEARTQTIMYVALQIASALATLCEPFLPFTSEKLKNILNVGSSDSTEENCIENSWNEISTKNILLPSGHQIGKAELLFSKIEDQTIQAQLDKLKASKKANEAANKEVEPQKDTITFEDFTKLDIRVGTILEAEKMPKAKKLLVLKVDTGIDVRTIVSGIAESFTAEEVVGKKVTVLVNLAPRKLRGVESQGMILMTETPEGKLVFVNPDDANAVNGLQIS, encoded by the coding sequence ATGAACACACCAAAACGATATACCATTACCACAGCATTGCCTTATACTAATGGAGCTATTCACATAGGGCATTTAGCAGGAGTTTATGTTCCGGCAGATATTTACGCACGTTATTTAAGATTAACCGGAAACGATGTTATATTAATAGGGGGAAGTGATGAGCATGGTGTGCCAATTACCATTAAGGCCAAAAATGAAGGGGTTACACCCCAAGATATTGTAGATAAATACCATGCGATTATTAAAAAGTCGTTTGAAGATTTTGGAATTACTTATGATAATTATTCGCGTACTTCAGCACAAGTTCATCATAAAACAGCCTCAGAGTTTTTCACAACGTTAAACGATAAAGAAGAATTTGTTGAAGAAGTTACAGAGCAGTTGTATGATGCCGAAGCCAATCAGTTTTTGGCAGATAGATTTGTAGTTGGAACATGTCCGAAATGTGGTAACGAAGAAAGTTATGGTGACCAATGCGAAAATTGCGGAACAAGTCATAATGCCACCGATTTAATAAATCCAAAATCTGCATTAACAGGAAATACCCCGACCTTAAAGCAAACAAAACACTGGTTTTTGCCTTTAGATAAACATGAAGCCTTTTTAAAAGAATGGATTCTTGAAGGTCATAAAAAAGATTGGAAATCTAATGTTTACGGACAATGTAAATCATGGATAGATGATGGATTACGCCCACGTGCAGTAACCAGAGACTTAAATTGGGGCATTCCAGTACCCGCAGAAGGTGGCGAAGGCAAAGTACTTTATGTTTGGTTTGATGCGCCGATAGGGTATATATCATCTACCGTAGAGTGGGCAGAGCGTGAAGGAAAAGATTGGGAACCCTATTGGAAAGATAAGGATACCAAATTGGTGCATTTTATTGGGAAAGACAATATTGTATTTCATTGTATTATTTTTCCAGCTATGTTAAAGGCTGAAGGATCTTATATTTTACCGGAAAATGTTCCAGCTAATGAATTCCTGAATTTAGAAGGTAATAAATTATCCACCTCAAAAAATTGGGCAGTTTGGTTACCAGATTATTTAGAAGAATTTCCCGGTCAGCAAGATGTGTTGCGTTATGTGTTAACTGCCAATGCACCAGAGACAAAGGATAACGATTTTACCTGGAAAGATTTTCAGGCAAGAAATAATAATGAATTGGTAGCTATTTTTGGGAATTTTATTAATCGTGTTGTCGTACTAACCAATAAGTACTACGATGGTGTGGTGCCTACTGCTAATGCACTATCTCAAGTAGACGAAGAAACGTTGGCAGCTGTAAAAGCATATCCGGATGTGATTTCCAGTTCTATTGAGCGTTACCGTTTTAGGGAAGCACAGCAAGAACTCATGAATTTAGCACGACTCGGAAATAAATATTTAGCCGATGAGGAGCCATGGAAAGTCATTAAAGTAGACGAAGCACGTACACAAACTATTATGTATGTCGCACTTCAAATAGCATCGGCATTGGCCACATTGTGCGAACCGTTTTTACCATTTACATCTGAAAAACTAAAAAATATATTGAATGTCGGTTCGAGTGATTCGACGGAGGAGAATTGTATCGAGAACTCATGGAACGAAATAAGCACCAAAAATATTCTATTGCCATCAGGACATCAAATAGGAAAAGCAGAATTATTGTTTTCTAAAATTGAAGATCAAACCATTCAAGCGCAATTAGATAAATTAAAAGCGAGTAAAAAAGCAAACGAAGCCGCTAACAAGGAAGTAGAACCTCAAAAAGATACGATTACATTTGAAGATTTTACCAAATTGGATATTCGAGTAGGAACTATTTTAGAAGCCGAAAAAATGCCTAAAGCTAAAAAATTACTTGTTTTAAAAGTAGACACGGGTATTGATGTAAGAACTATTGTTTCTGGAATCGCAGAAAGTTTTACGGCTGAGGAAGTCGTTGGTAAAAAAGTTACCGTATTAGTAAACTTAGCACCAAGAAAATTACGTGGTGTTGAAAGTCAGGGTATGATATTAATGACGGAAACACCAGAAGGGAAATTGGTGTTTGTTAATCCTGATGATGCTAATGCTGTAAATGGCCTGCAAATAAGTTAA
- a CDS encoding phage tail protein, with product MEGTIGEIRMFAGNFAPRAWAFCEGQLMSIAQNTALFSILGTTYGGDGRTSFALPDLRGRAPVNPGRGPGLSNYNLGQRGGTEAVTLTQNQIPSHTHAAAGTVTANFSPLSPANTGNPTGANFANAATATYNSDPTDTEMAANNVHVTVGDTGGNMSHTNIQPYLSLYYIICLQGVFPSRS from the coding sequence ATGGAAGGAACAATAGGAGAAATTCGAATGTTTGCTGGCAATTTTGCACCAAGAGCCTGGGCTTTTTGCGAAGGTCAATTAATGTCAATAGCGCAAAATACTGCCCTATTTTCAATTTTAGGAACAACTTACGGGGGCGATGGAAGAACCTCTTTTGCATTACCAGATTTAAGAGGACGTGCACCTGTTAACCCTGGTCGCGGTCCTGGATTGTCCAATTATAATCTAGGACAAAGAGGAGGCACAGAAGCCGTTACCCTAACTCAAAATCAAATTCCAAGTCATACTCACGCTGCAGCAGGAACCGTCACGGCAAATTTTTCCCCATTAAGCCCGGCCAATACAGGAAACCCAACTGGGGCTAATTTTGCAAATGCTGCTACCGCTACTTACAATTCGGATCCAACAGATACAGAAATGGCGGCTAATAATGTACATGTAACTGTTGGGGATACTGGTGGAAACATGAGTCATACTAATATCCAACCTTATTTATCATTATACTATATCATCTGCTTACAAGGTGTTTTCCCATCTAGAAGCTAA
- a CDS encoding OmpA family protein, with protein MKTLLNKIGLILLAFVLTISLTHCKAVQNANNKQKGAVIGATGGAILGAIIGNNVGKGGNGELGAVIGGVVGGTAGVLIGNKMDKQAQKIEEEIPGAEVERVDDGIVVTFDEGSGVYFDTNKYNINSRSQETLNKLANVFREYPNTNILVVGHTDNTGDANYNMSLSKNRAYAVTNYFKGKGLSSGRFTTNWFGETQPMHDNSTTAGRAKNRRVNIAILPNEKMIKEAKAEANN; from the coding sequence ATGAAGACACTTTTAAATAAAATCGGATTAATCCTTTTAGCATTTGTTTTAACTATAAGTTTAACACATTGTAAAGCGGTTCAAAATGCTAACAATAAGCAAAAAGGTGCTGTAATTGGTGCTACGGGAGGTGCTATTTTAGGAGCTATTATTGGCAATAATGTTGGTAAAGGCGGAAATGGTGAGCTAGGAGCAGTAATAGGAGGTGTTGTTGGGGGAACAGCCGGAGTGCTTATTGGTAATAAAATGGATAAGCAGGCTCAAAAAATAGAAGAAGAAATCCCCGGAGCAGAGGTTGAACGTGTTGATGATGGTATTGTTGTAACCTTCGATGAAGGTAGTGGGGTTTATTTCGACACTAACAAGTACAATATTAACTCACGCTCCCAAGAAACGTTAAACAAATTAGCTAATGTTTTTAGAGAATACCCAAATACCAATATTCTAGTAGTAGGGCATACGGATAATACAGGTGATGCTAACTATAATATGAGCTTATCGAAAAACAGAGCTTATGCTGTTACTAATTATTTTAAAGGTAAAGGGCTTAGCTCTGGTAGATTTACCACAAATTGGTTTGGAGAAACCCAACCGATGCATGATAATTCTACTACAGCGGGTAGAGCAAAGAACAGACGTGTAAACATCGCTATTTTACCTAATGAAAAAATGATTAAAGAGGCAAAAGCAGAAGCGAATAACTAA
- a CDS encoding methionyl-tRNA formyltransferase: protein MKIILIGSFPVCLPVYNHLSKNKHLDAVCFQESDVGNTKENFWINAIQKEGFDSFIIHQENISQQFKLWLENKTPDLVLVCGFSLKIPEIVLSIPKYGFLNIHFGKLPENRGPDPLFWSIKNGKKQSAITIHQMDENWDTGKTLIEQPIPIIMGETFGMVNSKMSYMLKELTEKAITLATDPSNFKPQPTDGITYNHRPRDIETSIQWETQTADEIEQLINACNPKYGGATTYYQGAPIKILEVSPVDNQALFGKIPGEIIHAHPQEGLYVYCKFGKLLKVNIISSDAGILSGTKYVHLGVRQGHCFTTSLNAKYNTIT from the coding sequence ATGAAAATAATACTAATAGGAAGTTTTCCTGTTTGTCTACCTGTATACAATCATCTTTCAAAAAACAAACATCTGGATGCTGTTTGTTTTCAAGAATCAGATGTTGGAAATACAAAAGAAAATTTTTGGATAAATGCTATCCAAAAAGAAGGTTTTGACTCTTTTATTATACACCAAGAAAACATAAGTCAGCAATTTAAACTATGGTTGGAAAACAAAACCCCAGACCTTGTTTTAGTGTGTGGGTTTTCTTTAAAAATTCCAGAAATAGTACTATCTATTCCTAAATATGGGTTTCTAAACATCCATTTCGGGAAACTACCTGAAAACAGAGGGCCAGATCCCTTGTTCTGGTCCATAAAAAATGGCAAAAAACAATCTGCCATTACCATACACCAAATGGACGAGAACTGGGACACTGGTAAAACCCTTATCGAACAGCCTATACCTATTATCATGGGAGAAACATTTGGGATGGTAAATTCTAAAATGAGCTATATGCTTAAAGAACTTACCGAAAAAGCGATAACTCTCGCAACTGATCCCTCAAATTTTAAACCACAACCTACTGATGGTATAACATACAACCACAGACCACGCGATATAGAAACCAGTATCCAATGGGAAACCCAAACAGCAGACGAAATTGAACAATTAATCAATGCCTGTAATCCGAAATATGGTGGTGCTACAACGTATTACCAAGGAGCTCCCATAAAAATATTAGAAGTATCGCCTGTAGACAATCAAGCACTCTTTGGTAAAATTCCTGGTGAAATAATACACGCACACCCACAAGAAGGGCTATACGTATACTGCAAATTTGGGAAACTGCTAAAAGTGAACATTATAAGTTCTGATGCCGGAATACTATCGGGAACTAAATATGTTCATCTTGGAGTACGACAAGGACACTGCTTTACCACATCTTTAAATGCTAAATACAATACAATTACTTAA
- a CDS encoding ferritin encodes MLSKIIEDALNNQIKIEAESSQIYLAMACWAEVKGLEGVAGFMYDQSQEERDHMLKLVKFVNERGGHAQISALKAPDVTFESFKDMFEMLFKHEVFVSESINELVHITLQEKDYATHNFLQWYVSEQIEEEAMARTILDKINLIGDDKGGLYLFDRDIQQITVVTASADSPE; translated from the coding sequence ATGTTATCAAAAATTATAGAAGACGCCCTTAATAACCAAATTAAAATTGAAGCTGAGTCTTCTCAAATATATTTAGCGATGGCTTGTTGGGCAGAGGTAAAAGGACTGGAAGGTGTTGCTGGTTTTATGTACGATCAATCCCAGGAAGAACGCGACCATATGCTTAAACTCGTTAAGTTTGTAAACGAGCGTGGTGGGCATGCACAGATATCTGCATTAAAAGCGCCAGATGTAACTTTCGAATCTTTTAAGGATATGTTCGAAATGCTTTTTAAGCATGAAGTTTTTGTATCTGAAAGCATCAACGAATTAGTGCACATTACATTACAGGAAAAGGATTATGCTACCCATAACTTTTTACAGTGGTATGTATCTGAACAAATTGAGGAGGAAGCCATGGCGCGTACCATCTTAGATAAAATAAACCTTATTGGTGATGATAAAGGAGGGCTTTATTTATTTGATAGGGATATACAACAAATTACTGTTGTGACGGCTTCTGCTGATTCTCCAGAATAA
- a CDS encoding phage tail protein codes for MEGTIGEIRMFAGNFAPRTWAFCEGQLLSINSNQALFSILGTTYGGDGRTSFGLPDLRGRVPVNPGRGPGLSVYNLGQRGGTETVTLTTNQIPSHTHAATGTVTANFSPLNPANTGNPTGANFANAATDTYNSAPADTQMAPNNVHVAVGNTGGSLPHENRQPYLSIYYIICLQGVFPSRN; via the coding sequence ATGGAAGGAACAATAGGAGAAATTCGAATGTTTGCTGGTAATTTCGCACCAAGAACTTGGGCATTTTGCGAAGGACAATTATTATCTATTAATTCAAATCAAGCCTTATTTTCAATTTTAGGAACTACCTATGGAGGCGATGGAAGAACCTCTTTCGGATTACCCGATTTAAGAGGGCGCGTACCTGTTAACCCTGGTCGTGGTCCTGGATTGTCAGTTTATAATCTAGGACAAAGAGGAGGCACAGAAACCGTTACCCTAACTACAAATCAGATTCCAAGTCATACACACGCTGCAACAGGAACCGTCACAGCAAATTTTTCCCCATTAAACCCGGCCAATACAGGAAACCCAACTGGGGCTAATTTTGCAAATGCTGCTACCGACACTTACAATTCAGCTCCAGCGGATACACAAATGGCGCCTAATAATGTACATGTAGCCGTGGGAAACACCGGAGGTAGTTTGCCTCACGAAAACAGACAACCCTACTTGAGTATATACTATATTATCTGTCTTCAGGGTGTCTTCCCTTCTAGAAATTAG
- a CDS encoding lipocalin family protein — MKNTLLFLIAISLISCGTPKTVRVSKKVIKGDWLLNSITYSEKGTYNVNLLNDDSKECFEGSTWQFVPNNNRGVYNINGIGCSAGARNFIFTIKEIDPQTGLYDFLLKPTNEKYKSDTNQGFRLRLAALSDMAMEWEQTVTVSGKPFTITMKFNKQ; from the coding sequence ATGAAAAACACACTTCTTTTTTTAATTGCAATTAGTTTAATATCCTGTGGAACACCCAAAACTGTTAGGGTTTCAAAAAAGGTAATTAAAGGTGATTGGTTACTAAATTCAATAACCTATAGCGAAAAAGGAACATACAACGTTAATTTACTTAATGATGACTCAAAAGAATGTTTTGAGGGCAGTACATGGCAATTTGTTCCTAATAACAATAGGGGAGTTTATAACATAAATGGTATAGGCTGCTCGGCAGGAGCACGTAATTTTATTTTTACGATTAAAGAAATCGACCCGCAAACTGGTCTTTATGATTTTCTGCTTAAACCAACCAACGAGAAATATAAATCTGATACAAATCAAGGGTTTCGATTACGGTTAGCAGCACTATCTGATATGGCCATGGAATGGGAACAAACTGTTACAGTTAGTGGAAAACCTTTTACAATTACAATGAAATTTAACAAACAATAA
- a CDS encoding T9SS type A sorting domain-containing protein — protein MKNLFCLFLVVLISNTSFSQEKTEKDITEEDNTNDLFKFYPNPAENELFILGKNKIKSIEIIDVLGKTVATHLIDKSIIKIDVSQLKSGVYLLQVTNENDTLETKRLVIK, from the coding sequence ATGAAAAACTTGTTCTGTTTATTTCTAGTTGTCCTGATTAGTAATACATCCTTTTCTCAAGAAAAAACAGAAAAAGACATTACAGAAGAAGACAATACTAATGATCTATTTAAATTTTATCCCAATCCGGCAGAAAATGAATTGTTTATTTTGGGAAAGAATAAAATTAAATCTATCGAAATCATTGATGTTTTAGGAAAAACTGTAGCTACTCACCTAATTGATAAGAGTATTATTAAAATTGATGTTTCACAACTAAAAAGTGGCGTTTATCTTTTACAGGTTACAAACGAAAATGATACATTAGAAACCAAAAGGTTAGTTATTAAATAA
- a CDS encoding T9SS type A sorting domain-containing protein yields the protein MKDIYFTNFSKTYLFKVIPIVANCIMMLFFVNTAAQCTITNPSGSQDLTGNVLGQSFTATCNGTLSTISVELGTGSSISNTIVTIRDGNNASGTILGTLNGVTLTPGTTNVFDFSSQNISLTNTSQYTFVIDDNGSITTFTVMGDATNTYAGGSLWFEGTEFASFEMGFSTQIVTPDSTPPVVQSIVLQGTPTANASSIIKTITFDENANNITTDDFELTTTGTATGTIASVSANSGISVNVTVNTISGEGTLRLDHLGTSDIIDDSGNGNGTNGNVAAFTTGSVHTVDAKAPRVQSITRQTPTTSPTNADTLIWDVTFDETVANVDSSDFAVTGTTGTITGVTNPSGNTYRVTASGGDLASVNATITLSFSGGQNITDSAGNPLTNTTPTGTNDTSFVVDNSAPTISIGAPSASTTTTGPVTYTITYTGADAVTLANGDITLNTTGDATGSIAVTGSGTTTRTVTISSITGDGTLGISIAANTASDTAGNNASAAGPSATFTVDNTAPTISIGAPSASTTNTGPVTYTITYTGADAVTLADGDITLNTTGDATGSIAVTGSGTTTRTVTISSITGDGTLGISIAANTASDTAGNNASAAGPSATFAVDNTAPTISIGAPSASDTTTGPVTYTITYTGADAVTLADGDITLNTTGDATGSIAVTGSGTTTRTVTISSITGDGTLGISIAANTASDTAGNNASAAGPSATFTVDNTAPTISIGAPSASTTSTGPVTYTITYTGADAVTLANGDITLNTTGDATGSIAVTGSGTTTRTVTISSITGDGTLGISIAANTASDTAGNSALSVGPSATFTVDNTAPTISIGAPSASTTNTGPVTYTITYTGADAVTLADGDITLNTTGDATGSIAVTGSGTTTRTVTISSITGDGTLGISIAANTASDTAGNNASAAGPSATFAVDNTAPTISIGAPSASTTNTGPVTYTITYTGADAVTLANGDITLNTTGDATGSIAVTGSGTTTRTVTISSITGDGTLGISIAANTASDTAGNNASAAGPSATFTVDNTAPTISIGAPSASTTSTGPVTYTITYTGADAVTLANGDITLNTTGDATGSIAVTGSGTTTRTVTISSITGDGTLGISIAANTASDTAGNNAPSAGPSATFTVDNTAPTISIGAPSASTTTTGPVTYTITYTGADAVTLADGDITLNSTGDATGSIAVTGSGTTTRTVTINSITGDGTLGISIAANTANDTAGNNAPSVGPSATFTVDNTAPTISIGAPSTSTTSTGPVTYTITYTGADAVTLADGDITLNSTGDATGSIAVTGSGTTTRTVTISSITGDGTLGISIAANTTSDTAGNNASAAGPSATFIVDNTLGIQDDILTNELKIYPIPAQDIITIASEINLELQFVRLFDLKGKLILSKKLNVNKNVNTIDISSIQSGLYLMHIYSENSFVTKRLIKQ from the coding sequence ATGAAAGACATTTATTTTACTAATTTTTCAAAAACCTACTTATTCAAGGTTATTCCAATTGTAGCTAATTGCATTATGATGCTATTTTTTGTTAATACTGCAGCACAATGTACTATAACAAACCCCAGCGGATCTCAAGATTTAACTGGTAATGTGTTAGGGCAATCTTTTACCGCGACATGTAACGGTACATTATCAACAATTTCAGTAGAACTAGGTACTGGTTCCTCCATATCTAATACCATAGTTACAATAAGAGATGGAAATAATGCCTCTGGAACTATACTTGGAACTTTAAATGGGGTAACCCTCACGCCTGGAACGACTAATGTTTTTGATTTTTCTTCTCAAAATATTTCTCTTACCAATACATCTCAATATACTTTTGTTATAGACGATAATGGCTCAATTACTACTTTCACTGTAATGGGAGATGCTACAAACACCTATGCAGGAGGTAGTCTTTGGTTTGAAGGTACAGAATTCGCTTCATTTGAAATGGGCTTTTCTACACAAATTGTAACACCCGATAGTACTCCACCAGTAGTACAATCAATAGTTTTACAAGGGACACCAACAGCGAATGCATCTTCAATTATAAAAACTATAACCTTTGATGAAAACGCTAACAATATCACAACAGATGATTTCGAATTAACAACTACAGGAACTGCAACAGGAACAATTGCTTCAGTGTCTGCAAATTCTGGAATTTCTGTGAATGTTACTGTAAATACGATTAGCGGGGAAGGAACCTTACGATTAGATCATTTGGGAACCTCAGATATTATAGATGATTCTGGTAATGGTAATGGTACTAATGGTAATGTTGCTGCATTTACCACAGGAAGTGTTCATACTGTGGATGCTAAAGCTCCACGGGTACAATCTATTACAAGGCAAACCCCTACTACATCGCCAACCAATGCAGATACCTTAATCTGGGATGTCACTTTTGATGAAACAGTCGCTAATGTTGATAGCTCAGATTTTGCTGTAACCGGAACAACAGGCACAATAACTGGCGTAACTAATCCTAGTGGAAATACATATAGGGTTACTGCTTCTGGAGGAGATTTAGCTAGTGTAAACGCAACGATTACCCTAAGTTTTAGCGGGGGTCAAAATATAACCGATTCTGCTGGTAACCCTTTAACAAATACGACCCCAACGGGAACTAATGATACCTCTTTTGTTGTAGACAATTCGGCTCCGACCATTTCCATCGGCGCTCCGAGTGCAAGCACCACAACCACGGGGCCTGTTACTTACACCATCACGTACACTGGAGCAGATGCCGTAACACTCGCTAATGGGGACATCACATTGAATACCACTGGGGATGCCACGGGTAGCATCGCGGTGACCGGGTCGGGAACTACGACCAGGACCGTGACCATAAGTAGTATCACTGGGGACGGGACATTGGGAATTTCCATCGCGGCAAACACCGCTAGTGATACCGCAGGGAACAATGCTTCTGCTGCAGGACCTAGCGCTACGTTTACTGTCGACAATACAGCTCCGACCATTTCTATCGGCGCTCCGAGTGCAAGTACAACAAACACGGGGCCTGTTACTTACACGATCACTTATACCGGAGCAGATGCCGTAACACTCGCTGATGGGGACATCACATTGAACACCACTGGGGATGCCACGGGAAGCATCGCGGTGACCGGGTCGGGAACTACGACCAGGACCGTGACCATAAGCAGTATCACTGGGGACGGGACTTTGGGGATATCAATCGCGGCTAATACGGCAAGTGATACCGCAGGCAACAATGCTTCTGCTGCAGGACCTAGTGCCACATTTGCTGTGGACAATACGGCTCCGACCATTTCCATCGGCGCTCCGAGTGCAAGCGACACAACCACGGGGCCTGTTACTTACACCATCACATACACTGGAGCGGATGCCGTAACACTCGCTGATGGGGACATCACATTGAATACAACAGGGGATGCCACGGGAAGCATCGCGGTGACCGGGTCGGGAACTACGACCAGGACCGTGACCATAAGCAGTATCACCGGAGACGGGACTTTGGGAATTTCAATCGCGGCTAATACGGCAAGTGATACCGCAGGCAACAATGCTTCTGCTGCAGGACCTAGTGCTACGTTTACGGTGGACAATACGGCTCCGACCATTTCCATCGGCGCTCCGAGTGCAAGCACCACAAGCACGGGGCCTGTTACTTACACCATCACATACACTGGAGCGGATGCCGTAACATTGGCCAATGGGGACATCACATTGAACACAACTGGGGATGCCACGGGAAGTATCGCAGTGACCGGGTCGGGAACTACGACCAGGACCGTGACCATAAGCAGTATCACCGGAGATGGGACTTTGGGAATATCCATCGCGGCAAACACCGCAAGCGATACCGCTGGGAACAGTGCTCTTTCTGTAGGACCTAGTGCTACGTTTACTGTCGACAATACAGCTCCGACCATTTCTATCGGCGCTCCGAGTGCAAGTACAACAAACACGGGGCCTGTTACTTACACGATCACTTATACCGGAGCAGATGCCGTAACACTCGCTGATGGGGACATCACATTGAACACCACTGGGGATGCCACGGGAAGCATCGCGGTGACCGGATCGGGAACTACGACCAGGACCGTGACCATAAGCAGTATCACTGGAGACGGGACTTTGGGGATATCCATTGCGGCAAACACCGCAAGCGATACCGCTGGAAACAATGCTTCTGCTGCAGGGCCTAGTGCCACATTTGCTGTGGACAATACTGCTCCGACCATATCTATCGGTGCTCCGAGTGCAAGTACCACAAACACGGGGCCTGTTACTTACACCATCACATACACCGGAGCGGATGCCGTAACATTGGCCAATGGGGACATCACATTGAATACAACAGGGGATGCCACGGGAAGTATCGCGGTGACCGGGTCGGGAACTACGACCAGGACCGTGACCATAAGCAGTATCACCGGAGACGGGACTTTGGGAATTTCAATCGCAGCTAATACGGCAAGTGATACCGCAGGCAACAATGCTTCTGCTGCAGGACCTAGTGCTACGTTTACGGTGGACAATACGGCTCCGACCATTTCCATCGGCGCTCCGAGTGCAAGCACCACAAGCACGGGGCCTGTTACTTACACCATCACATACACTGGAGCGGATGCCGTAACATTGGCCAATGGGGACATCACATTGAACACAACTGGGGATGCCACGGGAAGTATCGCAGTGACCGGGTCGGGAACTACGACCAGGACCGTGACCATAAGCAGTATCACCGGAGATGGGACTTTGGGAATATCCATCGCGGCAAACACCGCTAGTGATACCGCTGGGAACAATGCTCCTTCTGCAGGACCTAGCGCTACGTTTACTGTCGACAATACAGCCCCGACCATTTCCATCGGCGCTCCGAGTGCAAGTACCACAACCACGGGACCTGTTACTTACACGATCACTTATACCGGAGCAGATGCCGTAACACTCGCTGATGGGGACATCACATTGAACTCCACAGGGGATGCTACGGGAAGTATCGCGGTGACAGGATCGGGAACGACAACAAGGACCGTGACCATAAACAGCATCACTGGAGACGGGACCTTGGGAATATCCATTGCGGCTAATACGGCAAACGATACCGCTGGGAACAATGCTCCTTCTGTAGGGCCTAGTGCTACGTTTACTGTGGACAATACGGCTCCGACCATATCCATCGGTGCTCCGAGTACAAGCACCACAAGCACGGGACCTGTTACTTATACCATAACTTATACCGGAGCGGATGCCGTAACACTCGCTGATGGGGACATCACATTAAACTCCACAGGGGATGCCACGGGAAGTATCGCGGTGACCGGGTCGGGAACGACAACAAGGACAGTTACCATAAGTAGCATCACCGGAGACGGGACTTTGGGAATTTCAATCGCAGCAAACACCACTAGTGATACCGCAGGGAACAATGCTTCTGCTGCAGGACCTAGTGCTACATTTATTGTGGACAATACACTAGGTATTCAAGATGATATTTTAACTAATGAATTAAAGATATATCCAATTCCAGCTCAAGATATCATTACAATTGCGTCTGAAATAAATCTGGAATTACAATTCGTAAGACTATTTGATCTAAAGGGGAAATTGATTCTTTCTAAGAAACTTAATGTAAATAAAAACGTAAACACGATTGATATTTCATCAATACAATCTGGTTTATACCTTATGCATATATACTCAGAAAATAGTTTTGTTACTAAACGACTAATTAAACAATAA